In Streptomyces liangshanensis, the DNA window GACGCAGTCCCCGCAACCCCTCGAACCCCGCCCGCGCCATCTCCAGGCCGTAGACGTTGTGCGCCTCCCGGTGGTCACCGCCCCGGCCCTCCAGCCGGTGCCTGGCCGACCGCGGCAGCGTCGTGTCACCGAACGGCGCGAACGACACCGGCTCGTTCATGTCGTGCCACACCCCGGAGAACCCCTGCGCCAGCCGCTCCGCGTACAGCCCGCCCCACCACTCCCGCACCCCCGGATCCGTGAAGTCCGGATACGCGCACGCACCGGGCCAGACCTCACCCCGCACCTCCTCGCCCCGCGCGTCCCGCACGAAGGCGTCCACCGCGCGCCCGCTCTCGTACACCGCGTTCCCGGCCGCCGCCTTCACCGCCGGGTCCACGATCGACACCAGCCGCACCCCGTCCGCCCGCAACTCCGCCGCCAGACCCGGCAGATCGGGGAACCGCTCCCCGTCCACGGTGAAGACCTGATGCGCGTCGAAGTGATCGATGTCGAGATGCACCGCCGACAGCGGAAGCCCCCGCTCCCGGTACCCGGCGACCACCCGCCGCACCTCCCGCGCACTGCCGAACCCCCACCGGGCGTGCTGCGGCCCCAGCGCCCAGGCGGGCGGCGGTACGGGCGCCCCGGTCAGCGCCGTCCACCCGTGCAGCACCCGCGCCGGCGTCCCGATCACCACCCAGCACCGCAGCGGCCCGCCGTCCATGCGCAGCTCACTCGTCCCCGGCCGGTCGTGCCCCGAACCCGCGCCCTCCTCACCCTCCCGCAGCGTCACCCGCCCGTCCCACGAGTTGTCGACGAACGCCAGATGCGTGCCCGCGTCCGCCACCACCATCTGCACCGGCATCGTCACGTACAGCGGATCGTCCTCAGGACCGAACCGGCCCCCGGGATCCGTGTTCCACAACCGGTACGTCCCGTCCGCCAGCCGAGGCCCCCGCGCCCGCCCGCCCAGCCCGAAGAACCGCGCGTCCGCCGCCACCTCCGCCCGCTGCACCCACCGCGCCACACCCCCCGCGACCGGCTCCCACCAGCGCGGCGGCAGCTCACGCCGCAGCACCACCCCGCCCGGCGTACGGATCTCCACCGCGCCGTGACGCGACACCGCCACCATCACCCGCTCCGACACCACCCGCCAGCCACCGTCCGTGTCCGGCTCCAGCTCCGCCCGCGGGTCCGGATCCGGCGGAGAACCCGCCAGCGCGTACGACGGCAACGCCTCCGCCCCGTCCCACCCCCAGAACACCGCGCCGCCCACCGTCACGCACACCCGCAGCTCCGCCCGCGCGAACCGCACCACACCCCCGCCCGGCTCCGGCCGCGCCCCCGCCGCCTGCCCCGGCACCCGGGCCCGCTCCGCGCCACGCACCGGCAGCGCCCTCGCGTCCGCGCGCCGCTGCCGCCAGGCCGACCGCACGGAGCGCAGCCCCTGTACCGACCCGACCACTTTCATCGAACGCACCAGTTCACGACCGTCCATGCTGCTCAGCCTGCCACTCGCCCGCCACGGGAAGCGCTTCGTTCAACTTCCGTTCACCCAGGACGGGGGCATCGGTCCGCCCCGCCGACGCCCGCGCCACGACATCTGGTGCGAAAGACGATCACATGGCATCGTCCGTGTCAGCCGCGTCAAGCCCGGGAGCCGCACCATGACCACAGCCGCCAGCGCCGTCCCCCTCTGGCAGCCCGACCCCGCACGCGTCGCGACCGCCGGGATCACCCGCTTCCAGGCATGGGCCGCCGAGCGCCACGGCGCCCCGGCCGAGGGCGGCTACGCGGCGCTGCACCGCTGGTCCGTCGACGAGCTCGACACGTTCTGGACCGCGATCGCCGACTGGTTCGACGTACGGTTCGCCACCCCGTACGAGAAGGTCCTCGGCGCCCGCACCATGCCCGGCGCCGAGTGGTTCCCCGGCGCCACCCTCAACTACGCGGAACACGCCCTGCGCACCGCGCAGGACCCCGCCCGCGCCGACACCCCCGCCCTCGTGCACGTCGACGAGACACAGGAACAGCGCACCGTTTCCTGGGCCGAACTGCGCGACCAGGTCGGCGCGCTCGCCACCGCGCTGCGCGACCTCGGCGTACGCCCCGGGGACCGCGTCAGCGGCTACCTCCCCAACATCCCGCAGGCCGTCACCGCCCTGCTCGCCACCGCCGCCGTCGGCGCCGTCTGGACCTCCTGCGCCCCCGACTTCGGCGCCCGCGGCGTCCTCGACCGCTTCCAGCAGGTCGAACCGGTCGTCCTGTTCGCCGTCGACGGCTACCGCTACGGCGGCAAGGAACACGACCGTACGGAGACCGTCGCCGAACTCCGCCGCGAACTGCCCACCCTCCGGGCCGTCGTCCACGTCCCGCTGCTCGGCACCCCGGCCCCCGAAGGCACCCTCGCATGGTCCGCCCTCGTGGAGTCCGCCCCCGGCGGCACCGCCCCACCGGTCTTCGAACAGGTCCCCTTCGACCACCCCCTCTGGGTCCTCTACTCGTCCGGCACGACCGGCCTCCCCAAGGCCATCGTCCAGTCCCAGGGCGGCATCCTCCTCGAACACCTCAAGCAGATCGGCCTCCACTGCGACCTCGGCCCCGACGACCGCTTCCTCTGGTACACCTCCACCGGCTGGATGATGTGGAACTTCCTGGTCAGCGGCCTGCTGACCGGCACCACGATCGTCCTGTACGACGGGAGCCCCGGCTTCCCCGCCGTCGACGCCCAGTGGCGCGTCGCCGACCGCACCGGCGCCACCCTCTTCGGCACCTCCGCCGCGTACGTCATGGCCTGCCGCAAGGCCGGCGTCCACCCCGCCCGCGACCACGACCTCTCCCGCGTGCGCTGCGTCGCCACCACCGGATCCCCCCTGCCGCCCGACGGCTTCCGCTGGCTCGCCGACGAAGCGGGCGACGACCTGTGGATCGCCTCCGTCAGCGGCGGCACCGACATCTGCAGCTGCTTCGCCGGCGCCGTACCGACCCTGCCCGTCCACACCGGCGAACTCCAGGCCGCCTGCCTCGGCACCGACCTCCAGGCCTGGGACCCCCAGGGCCGCCCCGTCACCGACGAGGTCGGCGAACTGGTCGTCACCAAGCCCATGCCCTCCATGCCGACCCGCTTCTGGAACGACCCCGACGGCACCCGCTACCACGACAGCTACTTCGACACGTACCCCGGCGTCTGGCGCCACGGCGACTGGATCACCCTCACCGACCGCGGCTCGGTCGTCATCCACGGCCGCTCCGACTCCACCCTCAACCGCCAGGGCGTCCGCATGGGCTCCGCCGACATCTACGAAGCCGTCGAACGGCTCCCCGAGATCCGCGAATCCCTCGTCATCGGCGTCGAGGAACCGGACGGCGGCTACTGGATGCCCCTCTTCGTCCACCTCGCCGAAGGACACCACCTGGACGACGCGCTGCGCGCCCGCATCAAGACCACCCTCCGCGAAGAACTCTCCCCCCGCCACGTCCCCGACGAGATCATCGAGGTCCCCGGCGTCCCCCACACCCTCACCGGCAAACGCATCGAGGTCCCCGTCAAACGCCTCCTCCAGGGCGCGACCCTCGACAAGGCCGTCAACGCCGGATCCGTCGACCGCGTCGAACTCCTCCACTTCTACGAGGAACTGGCCCGCACCCGCCGCTGACCACCCCGCGGCCGCCCGGCGCCGGACCCCACTGTCAGACCCCCCGATTACGCTGAGTGAGCAATGATCGACAGCGCTCAGGGGGAGTCATGGCGCACACCGACCACAGCAAGCAGACCGACACCGACCGCACCCGGCGCCGCCGGCTGCGCCGCGAAGTCCCCAGCACCGTCGGCCTCCTGGCCGACGAGCGGGACTTCACCGCGATGCGGCGGTACGACACCTTCGACTTCGACGACCACGCGACCTACCTGCGGCAGATCGACGCCCTCCTCAGATCCCTCACGGCCCAGGGCGTCCACACCACCGTCGCCCTCTTCGACCCCGACGAGTACGCGGAGTTCTGCGCCGCCGGCGGACACGACCCCGACACCACCGCCAGCCGCAGCCGCTACACCGCCACCATCCCCGCGACCGGCGCCGCCGTCGCCTACACCGGCCAACCCCTCGACACCCTGGTCCCACAGCTCATCAACACAGCTGTCCGCAGGGCCACCTGGGAGTACGTCACCGCGCTGCTCGCCGACCTCGGCGCGTGCGCCGACTGCGGCCAGGACATCGGGCGAGCGGCCTTCGACCGCGCCTCCCGCCTCCTGTTCACCCTCCTCGAAGCGGCCGGACCCGGCATCCACCACATCGTGTGCAGCATCCCGGCCGACGACGAACAACTCCTGGCCTCACTCCAGGCCAACCGCAGCGACCCCGCCGACCTCGACACCTTCGCTGCCGTCGACCCCACCGAAGGAGCCGAGTTCGTCTCCGTCCTCGCCGCCGGCATCGCGCTCGAACGGCCCGGGGGAGTGGTGCTCCGCACCACCGCACCCGGCACCCCCGACCGCCTCCACGGCTGGCGGCTCCTCCACGGAGACCTCGTCCCCCTCACCGAGGCCGAGGTCTTCAGCGCCTACTGCACGGACGCCGACACCGGAGAGCCCCTCTCCCCGGAATCCGGCGTCGAGTACCGCGCCGGGTTCGACCTCGGCCCCGACCCCACCGACCACCACCACTGAACGCCGAAGGGGGCTTCCCACCGGACCCGGCGGAAAGCCCCCATGCGTACGGCGTCCCTCACTCGCCGGACAGCACCGCCTGCGCGGCCGCCCTGGCACCCTCGGCGGAGTCCGCCGCCCGCGCGGCCGACGCGGCACGCTCGCACTGCGCGAGCGTGTGCTTCGCCAACGTCGCCCGCACGTACGGGATCGACGCGGAGCCCATCGACAACGACGTCACCCCCAGCCCCGTCAGCACACACGCCAGCAGCGGATCCGACGCGGCCTCGCCGCACACCCCGCAGCTCTTCCCCTCGGCCTTGGCACCCTCCGCCGACAGTGCCACCAGGTCCAGCAGCGCCGGCTGCCACGGGTCCTGCCACCGCGCCACCGCACCCACCTGCCGGTCGGCGGCGAACGTGTACTGGGCCAGGTCGTTGGTCCCCAGCGAAAGGAACTCGACCTCCTGGAGAATCGACCGCGCCCGCAGCGCCGCCGACGGAATCTCCACCATCGCGCCGAACTTGGCGTGCAACCCCGCCGCCCGGCAGGCGTCCGCGAACGCCTTCGCGTCCGCGCGATCCGCCACCATCGGCGCCATGACCTCCAGGTACACCGGCAGACCCTCGACGGCCCGCGCCAACGCCGTCAACTGCGTCCGCAGCACGTCCGGGTGGTCCAGCAGACTCCGCAGCCCCCGCACCCCCAGCGCCGGATTCGGCTCGTCCGCGGGCGTCAGGAACGCCAGCGGCTTGTCCGCCCCCGCGTCCAGCACCCGCACGACCACCCGGCCCTCGGGAAACGCCTCGAGAACCGACCGGTACGCCTCGAACTGCTTCTCCTCCGACGGCGCCCGCTCACTGTCGTCCAGGAACAGGAACTCCGTACGGAACAGACCCACCCCCTCCGCCCCCGCCTCGACGGCGGCCTGGACGTCGGAGAGCCCACCGATGTTCGCGAGCAACGGCACCTTGTGCCCGTCCGAGGTCGCACCCGGCCCGGTGACCCCCGACAGCGCCGCCTTCCGCGCCGCCGCGGCCTCCTCCAGCTCCGCCCGCTCCTCCGCCGACGGCTCGACGTGGACCTCGCCCGTGCTCCCGTCGACCGCGACCAGCGTCCCCTCGGCCAGCTCCCCGGCCCCGGGCAGCGCCACCACGGCCGGCACCCCCAGCGCCCGCGCCAGAATCGCGCTGTGACTGGTCGGGCCGCCCTCCTCGGTCACGAAGCCCAGCACCAGGGCCGGATCGAGCAACGCCGTGTCCGCGGGAGCGAGATCACGGGCGATCAGGACGTACGGCTCGTCACTGTCCGGTACCCCGGGCATCGGCACCCCCAGCAGCCGCGCGACGATACGATTCCGCACGTCGTCCAGGTCCGCGACCCGCCCCGCCAGGTACTCCCCGGCGTTGGCGAGCAGCGCGCGGTACGAGGCGAACGCGTCGTACACGCCGCGCTCCGCGGTGCTCCCGACGGCGATCCGCCGCTCCACGTCGGCCAGCAGGTCAGGGTCCTGCGCCATCATCGCCTGCGCTTCGAGGACCGCCTGCGCCTCGCCGCCGGCCAGGTTCCCGCGCGCGTTCAGATCGGCGGCCACGGCGTCCACGGCCTGGCGGGCCCGCGCCTGCTCACGCCCGGCGTCCTCCGGCCCGATCTGCTTGGCGGGCGGCTCCAGCACCGCGGTCCCCATGTGCCGGACCTCGCCGATCGCCACGCCGTGGCTGACCCCGACGCCTCGCAGCGTCGCCCCCATTACGCCTTCTCCCAGCTGAAGAGCGCGTCGCCGGTCTTGACGTCGCCGTCCGCGACCACGGCGGACAGCGCCTCGGGCGCGGCTTCGAGCGCCACGACCGGGCAGACAGGGGACTTGCCGGCCGCCTCGACGGCAGCGGGGTCCCAGCTGATGACGGCCTGGCCGCGCTGCACGGTGTCGCCCTTGTTCACGTGCAGTTCAAAGCCCTCGCCGTTGAGCTGCACGGTGTCGATGCCCAGGTGTGTCAGCACACCGTGTCCGTCCGGGTCGACGACCACGAACGCGTGGGGGTGCAGGGAGACCACCACACCGTCCACGGGCGAAACGGCCACGGACGGTTCGCGGACGGGGTCGATGGCGGTACCGGGACCGACCATCGCCCCGGCGAACACCGGGTCGGGGACAGCTTCGAGTCCGATGGCGCGTCCGGCGAGTGGGGCCGTCACGATGGTCATGGGGAGCCTCCCAGGGGCGGAGATTCGTGAGCCGCCGTCACTGCCTGTGATGGGACGACGTGCCGTTCAGAACTGTAAGTCATAAGAAGTGACGGTTCTGTCCGTGACCTGCCGTACGCGCGAACCGGCCGGAGGCCGTATATCGATTTGCCTGGCCCGCGAGGCGCCATGTACTGTCGTACTCCTGCCTGACCCCAACGGGACTTCGAGTCCGGGGTCGGCGGCATCTATCAAACCTTGATCCTTACCTCGGGTTCGCTTCCGCATGTCTGCGGATCGGTGGTCAGGAACACGAAAAAGGCCTGATAGAGTTTGAAACACGAAATGCCGAAGGGAAGCGCCCGGAGGGCCCCGGAGACGGGACCGAAGGAAGCGTCCGTTCCTTGAGAACTCAACAGCGTGCCAAAAGTCAACGCCAGATATGTTGATACCCCGGCCTACTGACCACGTTGTGGTTGGTGGGTTGGTGGTTCCTTTGAATGAAACACAGCGAGGATGCTGTGGGCTGTCAATCTTATTCCGACTGACAGTCCCGGCTCTTGGTATGTGAATACTCGATTACGAGTAGACATTTACGGAGAGTTTGATCCTGGCTCAGGACGAACGCTGGCGGCGTGCTTAACACATGCAAGTCGAACGATGAAGCCTTTCGGGGTGGATTAGTGGCGAACGGGTGAGTAACACGTGGGCAATCTGCCCTGCACTCTGGGACAAGCCCTGGAAACGGGGTCTAATACCGGATAATACTTTCTCCTGCATGGGGGAGGGTTAAAAGCTCCGGCGGTGCAGGATGAGCCCGCGGCCTATCAGCTTGTTGGTGGGGTGATGGCCTACCAAGGCGACGACGGGTAGCCGGCCTGAGAGGGCGACCGGCCACACTGGGACTGAGACACGGCCCAGACTCCTACGGGAGGCAGCAGTGGGGAATATTGCACAATGGGCGAAAGCCTGATGCAGCGACGCCGCGTGAGGGATGACGGCCTTCGGGTTGTAAACCTCTTTCAGCAGGGAAGAAGCGAGAGTGACGGTACCTGCAGAAGAAGCGCCGGCTAACTACGTGCCAGCAGCCGCGGTAATACGTAGGGCGCAAGCGTTGTCCGGAATTATTGGGCGTAAAGAGCTCGTAGGCGGTTTGTCACGTCGGATGTGAAAGCCCGGGGCTTAACCCCGGGTCTGCATTCGATACGGGCAGACTAGAGTGTGGTAGGGGAGATCGGAATTCCTGGTGTAGCGGTGAAATGCGCAGATATCAGGAGGAACACCGGTGGCGAAGGCGGATCTCTGGGCCATTACTGACGCTGAGGAGCGAAAGCGTGGGGAGCGAACAGGATTAGATACCCTGGTAGTCCACGCCGTAAACGTTGGGAACTAGGTGTTGGCGACATTCCACGTCGTCGGTGCCGCAGCTAACGCATTAAGTTCCCCGCCTGGGGAGTACGGCCGCAAGGCTAAAACTCAAAGGAATTGACGGGGGCCCGCACAAGCAGCGGAGCATGTGGCTTAATTCGACGCAACGCGAAGAACCTTACCAAGGCTTGACATACACCGGAAAACCCTGGAGACAGGGTCCCCCTTGTGGTCGGTGTACAGGTGGTGCATGGCTGTCGTCAGCTCGTGTCGTGAGATGTTGGGTTAAGTCCCGCAACGAGCGCAACCCCTGTTCTGTGTTGCCAGCATGCCTTTCGGGGTGATGGGGACTCACAGGAGACTGCCGGGGTCAACTCGGAGGAAGGTGGGGACGACGTCAAGTCATCATGCCCCTTATGTCTTGGGCTGCACACGTGCTACAATGGTCGGTACAATGAGCTGCGAAACCGTGAGGTGGAGCGAATCTCAAAAAGCCGGTCTCAGTTCGGATTGGGGTCTGCAACTCGACCCCATGAAGTCGGAGTTGCTAGTAATCGCAGATCAGCATTGCTGCGGTGAATACGTTCCCGGGCCTTGTACACACCGCCCGTCACGTCACGAAAGTCGGTAACACCCGAAGCCGGTGGCCCAACCCCTTGTGGGAGGGAGCTGTCGAAGGTGGGACTGGCGATTGGGACGAAGTCGTAACAAGGTAGCCGTACCGGAAGGTGCGGCTGGATCACCTCCTTTCTAAGGAGCACTTCTTGCCAAGCTTCGGTTTGGTCAGAGGCCAGTTCATCGGCGAATGTCCGGTGCTGGTTGCTCATGGGTGGAACGTTGACTATTCGGCAAGTTCAGGTTTTCTTTGCAAGTACTGCTTCGGCGTGGAACGCATAGAGGGTTTGGAGTTGTCGGGCACGCTGTTGGGTATCTGAGGGTGCGAGCGTTGCTCGCCCTTCGTGATGCCGGCCCCGGTGAAGCATCCTTTGTGGTGTGTGACGGGTGGCTGGTCGTTGCTTGAGAACTGCACAGTGGACGCGAGCATCTGTGGCCAAGTTTTTAAGGGCGCACGGTGGATGCCTTGGTACCAGGAACCGATGAAGGACGTGGGAGGCCGCGATAGGCCCCGGGGAGCTGTCAACCGAGCTTTGATCCGGGGGTGTCCGAATGGGGAAACCCGGCAGTCGTCATGGGCTGTCACCCGCTGCTGAACACATAGGCAGTGTGGAGGGAACGAGGGGAAGTGAAACATCTCAGTACCCTCAGGAAGAGAAAACAACCGTGATTCCGGGAGTAGTGGCGAGCGAAACCGGATGAGGCCAAACCTGTAGCGTGTGATACCCGGCAGGGGTTGCGTTGCAGGGGTTGTGGGAGTTCTTTTGATCGGTCTGCCGGCCGGTCGGCGAGTCAGAAACCGTATGGGTAGGCGAAGGACATGCGAAAGGTCCGGCGTAGAGGGTAAGACCCCCGTAGCTGAAATTCATGCGGCTCGTTTAAGAACCACCCAAGTAGCACGGGGCCCGAGAAATCCCGTGTGAATCTGGCGGGACCACCCGCTAAGCCTAAATATTCCCTGGTGACCGATAGCGGATAGTACCGTGAGGGAATGGTGAAAAGTACCGCGGGAGCGGAGTGAAATAGTACCTGAAACCGTGTGCCTACAAGCCGTGGGAGCGTCGCTCTATGTGTTTACACATAGGGTCGTGACTGCGTGCCTTTTGAAGAATGAGCCTGCGAGTTTGCGGTGTGTTGCGAGGTTAACCCGTGTGGGGAAGCCGTAGCGAAAGCGAGTCCGAATAGGGCGATATAGTAGCGCGCTCAAGACCCGAAGCGGAGTGATCTAGCCATGGGCAGGTTGAAGCGGCTGTAAGAGGTCGTGGAGGACCGAACCCACCAGGGTTGAAAACCTGGGGGATGACCTGTGGTTAGGGGTGAAAGGCCAATCAAACTCCGTGATAGCTGGTTCTCCCCGAAATGCATTTAGGTGCAGCGTCGTGTGTTTCTTGCCGGAGGTAGAGCACTGGATAGGCGATGGGCCCTACCGGGTTACTGACCTTAGCCAAACTCCGAATGCCGGTAAGTGAGAGCGCGGCAGTGAGACTGTGGGGGATAAGCTCCATGGTCGAGAGGGAAACAGCCCAGAGCATCGACTAAGGCCCCTAAGCGTACGCTAAGTGGGAAAGGATGTGGAGTCGCAGAGACAACCAGGAGGTTGGCTTAGAAGCAGCCACCCTTTAAAGAGTGCGTAATAGCTCACTGGTCAAGTGATTCCGCGCCGACAATGTAGCGGGGCTCAAGCGTACCGCCGAAGTCGTGTCATTTCAGCATTGAGGGCCAACGCCTGCTGGGATGGGTAGGGGAGCGTCGTGTGCCGGGTGAAGCTGCAGCGGAAGCTAGTGGTGGACGGTTCACGAGTGAGAATGCAGGCATGAGTAGCGATACACACGTGAGAAACGTGTGCGCCGATTGACTAAGGGTTCCTGGGTCAAGCTGATCTGCCCAGGGTAAGTCGGGACCTAAGGCGAGGCCGACAGGCGTAGTCGATGGACAACCGGTTGATATTCCGGTACCCGCTTTGAAACGCCCAGTATCGAATCCATTAATGCTAAGGCCGTGAAGCCGTCCTGGAGCCTTCGGGCAAAGGGGAGTGGTGGAGCCGTCGAACCAAGGTGGTAGTAGGTAAGCGATGGGGTGACGCAGGAAGGTAGTCCAGCCCGGGCGGTGGTAGTCCCGGGGTAAGGGTGTAGGGCGTGTGATAGGCAAATCCGTCACACATTGAGTCTGAGACCTGATGCCGAGCCGATTGTGGTGAAGTGGATGATCCTATGCTGTCGAGAAAAGCCTCTAGCGAGTTTCATGGCGGCCCGTACCCTAAACCGACTCAGGTGGTCAGGTAGAGAATACCGAGGCGTTCGGGTGAACTATGGTTAAGGAACTCGGCAAAATGCCCCCGTAACTTCGGGAGAAGGGGGGCCATCTTGGGTGAAGGAATTTACTTCCTGAGCTTGGGGTGGCCGCAGAGACCAGCGAGAAGCGACTGTTTACTAAAAACACAGGTCCGTGCGAAGCCGTAAGGCGATGTATACGGACTGACGCCTGCCCGGTGCTGGAACGTTAAGGGGACCGGTTAGTCACATTTCGGTGTGGCGAAGCTGAGAACTTAAGCGCCAGTAAACGGCGGTGGTAACTATAACCATCCTAAGGTAGCGAAATTCCTTGTCGGGTAAGTTCCGACCTGCACGAATGGCGTAACGACTTCTCGACTGTCTCAACCATAGGCCCGGTGAAATTGCACTACGAGTAAAGATGCTCGTTTCGCGCAGCAGGACGGAAAGACCCCGGGACCTTTACTATAGTTTGATATTGGTGTTCGGTTCGGCTTGTGTAGGATAGGTGGGAGACTGTGAAGCTTGGACGCCAGTTCAGGTGGAGTCGTCGTTGAAATACCACTCTGGTCGTGCTGGATGTCTAACCTGGGTCCGTGATCCGGATCAGGGACAGTGTCTGATGGGTAGTTTAACTGGGGCGGTTGCCTCCTAAAGAGTAACGGAGGCGCCCAAAGGTTCCCTCAGCCTGGTTGGT includes these proteins:
- a CDS encoding glycoside hydrolase family 31 protein, with product MDGRELVRSMKVVGSVQGLRSVRSAWRQRRADARALPVRGAERARVPGQAAGARPEPGGGVVRFARAELRVCVTVGGAVFWGWDGAEALPSYALAGSPPDPDPRAELEPDTDGGWRVVSERVMVAVSRHGAVEIRTPGGVVLRRELPPRWWEPVAGGVARWVQRAEVAADARFFGLGGRARGPRLADGTYRLWNTDPGGRFGPEDDPLYVTMPVQMVVADAGTHLAFVDNSWDGRVTLREGEEGAGSGHDRPGTSELRMDGGPLRCWVVIGTPARVLHGWTALTGAPVPPPAWALGPQHARWGFGSAREVRRVVAGYRERGLPLSAVHLDIDHFDAHQVFTVDGERFPDLPGLAAELRADGVRLVSIVDPAVKAAAGNAVYESGRAVDAFVRDARGEEVRGEVWPGACAYPDFTDPGVREWWGGLYAERLAQGFSGVWHDMNEPVSFAPFGDTTLPRSARHRLEGRGGDHREAHNVYGLEMARAGFEGLRGLRPDERPFLFSRSGWAGMQRYGGTWSGDVATGWPGLRASLALVLGLGLCGVPYSGPDVGGFDGSPSPELYLRWFQLGAYMPLFRTHAAIDAGRREPWEFGAEVLEHARAALAERERLRPYFMTLAQLARLTGAPYVRPVWWGAPEDRALRDCEDAFMLGDGLLVAPVLACGADRRAVRLPRGRWYDTATGRAYEGPGQVLVDAPLSRVPVLARAGAVIPVRGEDGAVELEAWAPAPGRTGGGLVIGDPGDGWGAAEVERYTSRVVDGEVRVERVTDAGAVAPERAVRVRGVASAGG
- a CDS encoding acetoacetate--CoA ligase, whose product is MTTAASAVPLWQPDPARVATAGITRFQAWAAERHGAPAEGGYAALHRWSVDELDTFWTAIADWFDVRFATPYEKVLGARTMPGAEWFPGATLNYAEHALRTAQDPARADTPALVHVDETQEQRTVSWAELRDQVGALATALRDLGVRPGDRVSGYLPNIPQAVTALLATAAVGAVWTSCAPDFGARGVLDRFQQVEPVVLFAVDGYRYGGKEHDRTETVAELRRELPTLRAVVHVPLLGTPAPEGTLAWSALVESAPGGTAPPVFEQVPFDHPLWVLYSSGTTGLPKAIVQSQGGILLEHLKQIGLHCDLGPDDRFLWYTSTGWMMWNFLVSGLLTGTTIVLYDGSPGFPAVDAQWRVADRTGATLFGTSAAYVMACRKAGVHPARDHDLSRVRCVATTGSPLPPDGFRWLADEAGDDLWIASVSGGTDICSCFAGAVPTLPVHTGELQAACLGTDLQAWDPQGRPVTDEVGELVVTKPMPSMPTRFWNDPDGTRYHDSYFDTYPGVWRHGDWITLTDRGSVVIHGRSDSTLNRQGVRMGSADIYEAVERLPEIRESLVIGVEEPDGGYWMPLFVHLAEGHHLDDALRARIKTTLREELSPRHVPDEIIEVPGVPHTLTGKRIEVPVKRLLQGATLDKAVNAGSVDRVELLHFYEELARTRR
- the ptsP gene encoding phosphoenolpyruvate--protein phosphotransferase produces the protein MGATLRGVGVSHGVAIGEVRHMGTAVLEPPAKQIGPEDAGREQARARQAVDAVAADLNARGNLAGGEAQAVLEAQAMMAQDPDLLADVERRIAVGSTAERGVYDAFASYRALLANAGEYLAGRVADLDDVRNRIVARLLGVPMPGVPDSDEPYVLIARDLAPADTALLDPALVLGFVTEEGGPTSHSAILARALGVPAVVALPGAGELAEGTLVAVDGSTGEVHVEPSAEERAELEEAAAARKAALSGVTGPGATSDGHKVPLLANIGGLSDVQAAVEAGAEGVGLFRTEFLFLDDSERAPSEEKQFEAYRSVLEAFPEGRVVVRVLDAGADKPLAFLTPADEPNPALGVRGLRSLLDHPDVLRTQLTALARAVEGLPVYLEVMAPMVADRADAKAFADACRAAGLHAKFGAMVEIPSAALRARSILQEVEFLSLGTNDLAQYTFAADRQVGAVARWQDPWQPALLDLVALSAEGAKAEGKSCGVCGEAASDPLLACVLTGLGVTSLSMGSASIPYVRATLAKHTLAQCERAASAARAADSAEGARAAAQAVLSGE
- a CDS encoding PTS sugar transporter subunit IIA, whose protein sequence is MTIVTAPLAGRAIGLEAVPDPVFAGAMVGPGTAIDPVREPSVAVSPVDGVVVSLHPHAFVVVDPDGHGVLTHLGIDTVQLNGEGFELHVNKGDTVQRGQAVISWDPAAVEAAGKSPVCPVVALEAAPEALSAVVADGDVKTGDALFSWEKA